In Actinomycetota bacterium, the following are encoded in one genomic region:
- a CDS encoding elongation factor 4, protein MSARVTPPAPGRTDPGDIRNFCIIAHIDHGKSTLADRMLQLTGVVDSRSMRAQYLDRMDIERERGITIKSQAVRLPFLAADGRSYVFNLIDTPGHVDFTYEVSRSLAACEGAILLVDAAQGIEAQTLANLYLALEGDLQIIPVLNKIDLPAAQPDKYAAELAHIIGCDAADVLRVSAKTGDGVRELLEAVVQQVPAPVGDADGPARALIFDSVYDTYRGVITYVRVVDGSLSTRERIVMMSTQATHETLEVGVISPEPVPADSLGVGEVGYLITGVKDVRQSRVGDTVTSSVRAAAAPLGGYRDPKPMVFSGLYPIDGSDYPLLRDALDKLKLNDAALAYEPETSLALGFGFRCGFLGLLHLEIVRERLEREFNLDLISTAPNVVYRVVKDDGAELVVTNPSEYPAAKIAEVYEPVVRSTILTPGEFVGTIMELCQARRGALLGMDYLSEDRVELRYTLPLAEIVFDFFDQLKSRTRGYASLDYEPTGEQRSDLVKVDILLHGEPVDAFSAIVHRDKAYAYGVAMAAKLKELIPRQQFEVPIQAAIGSRVIARENIRAIRKDVLAKCYGGDITRKRKLLEKQKEGKKRMKVVGRVEVPQEAFIAALSTGEGVAKTR, encoded by the coding sequence GTGAGCGCTCGGGTCACTCCGCCGGCCCCGGGCCGCACCGATCCCGGCGACATCCGCAACTTCTGCATCATCGCCCACATCGACCACGGCAAGTCCACGCTGGCCGACCGGATGCTGCAGCTGACCGGCGTGGTCGACAGCAGGTCGATGCGCGCCCAGTACCTCGACCGGATGGATATCGAGCGGGAACGCGGCATCACCATCAAGAGCCAGGCGGTACGGCTGCCGTTCCTGGCGGCAGACGGCCGTAGCTACGTCTTCAACCTCATCGACACGCCCGGTCACGTCGACTTCACGTACGAGGTGTCCCGCAGTCTGGCGGCCTGCGAAGGCGCCATCCTGCTGGTGGACGCCGCCCAGGGCATCGAGGCCCAGACGCTCGCCAACCTGTACCTGGCGCTCGAGGGCGATCTGCAGATCATCCCGGTGCTCAACAAGATCGACCTGCCGGCGGCGCAGCCGGACAAGTACGCCGCGGAACTGGCGCACATCATCGGGTGCGACGCCGCCGACGTGCTACGGGTGAGCGCGAAGACCGGCGACGGCGTCCGAGAACTGCTCGAAGCCGTGGTCCAGCAGGTCCCGGCCCCGGTCGGCGACGCCGACGGGCCGGCGCGGGCGCTCATCTTCGACTCCGTGTACGACACCTACCGCGGCGTGATCACCTATGTGCGGGTCGTGGACGGATCGCTGTCCACCCGCGAGCGCATCGTGATGATGTCGACGCAAGCCACCCACGAGACGCTCGAGGTCGGCGTCATCTCGCCTGAGCCGGTGCCGGCCGACTCGCTCGGCGTCGGTGAGGTCGGCTACCTGATCACCGGCGTGAAGGACGTCCGGCAGAGCCGGGTCGGCGACACCGTCACTTCGTCGGTGCGCGCGGCAGCCGCGCCGCTGGGCGGCTACCGGGACCCGAAGCCGATGGTGTTCTCCGGGCTCTATCCCATCGACGGCTCGGACTATCCGCTGCTGCGGGACGCCTTGGACAAGCTGAAACTCAACGATGCCGCGCTGGCCTACGAGCCGGAGACCTCGCTGGCGCTCGGCTTCGGATTCCGTTGCGGCTTCTTGGGTCTGCTCCACCTGGAGATCGTGCGCGAGCGGCTGGAACGGGAGTTCAACCTCGATCTGATCTCGACCGCCCCGAACGTGGTCTACCGCGTGGTCAAGGACGACGGCGCCGAGCTGGTGGTGACCAACCCGTCGGAATACCCGGCTGCCAAGATTGCCGAGGTGTACGAGCCGGTGGTGCGGTCGACGATCCTGACGCCGGGGGAGTTCGTCGGCACGATCATGGAACTGTGCCAGGCCCGTCGTGGCGCGTTGCTGGGCATGGACTACCTGTCGGAGGACCGGGTCGAGCTGCGGTACACGCTGCCGCTGGCGGAGATCGTGTTCGACTTCTTCGACCAACTGAAGTCACGGACCCGTGGCTACGCCTCGCTGGACTACGAGCCCACCGGCGAGCAGCGCTCCGATCTGGTCAAGGTGGACATCCTGCTGCACGGCGAACCGGTCGACGCCTTCAGCGCGATCGTCCACCGGGACAAGGCGTACGCCTACGGCGTCGCGATGGCCGCGAAGCTGAAGGAGCTCATCCCGCGGCAGCAGTTCGAAGTGCCGATCCAGGCGGCCATCGGCAGCCGGGTCATCGCGCGGGAGAACATCCGGGCGATTCGTAAGGACGTGCTGGCCAAGTGCTACGGCGGTGACATCACCCGCAAGCGCAAGCTGCTGGAGAAGCAGAAGGAGGGCAAGAAGCGGATGAAGGTCGTCGGACGGGTCGAGGTGCCGCAGGAGGCCTTCATCGCAGCGTTGTCGACCGGGGAAGGCGTCGCCAAGACACGGTGA
- a CDS encoding long-chain fatty acid--CoA ligase — translation MAAVPELVRTTGSLTAELPPEATCVGQMFLDRVARSRDREAFRVPNMVGGWRSISWGELEVEVVELAAGLVALGIEPEDRVAIASSTRLEWIVADLAIMCAAAATTTVYPQTQADDMAYIMRDAGVRLLFAEDADQLAKVDEERAGLPDLETVVLMQGEGVGSAVMSWEAVRAAGRQRLAENAATVTDRVAASRPDHLATLVYTSGTTGRPKGAELPQRCWTYEGATIEALDLLTEDDVQYLWLPLAHVFGKVLLSAQLQVGFVTAVDGRVDQIVTNLPVIRPTFMAAVPRIFEKVYAAVRRQAASGAKAKVFDWAFDVGHRAAAKRRAGEDLGRVLGLQLAVADRLVFSKIKERLGGRIRYLVSGSAALSPDIAAWFEAAGIIVLEGYGLTETSGSVSLNRPGRIGYGTVGEPLAGTEMATAADGEILVRGPSVMRAYRGNEAATDEAMLADGWLATGDVGIIDELGRVAITDRKKDLVKTSNGKYIAPQAIEAQFKAICPLVGNIMVIADGRPFASAVVSLDHDAAAGFAASHGLASVEPALLAAEPAVRQVVADAFSSLNNQLNHWETIKEFRILPRDLTVEDGELTPSLKVKRRVVLDHFGEIVDSMYEGHR, via the coding sequence ATGGCCGCTGTGCCCGAGTTGGTGCGGACAACGGGGTCCCTGACGGCCGAGCTACCGCCGGAGGCGACCTGCGTCGGCCAGATGTTCCTGGACCGGGTGGCTCGCAGCCGCGACCGCGAGGCGTTTCGGGTACCGAACATGGTCGGCGGGTGGCGGTCGATCTCGTGGGGGGAGCTCGAGGTCGAGGTCGTCGAACTGGCGGCGGGACTGGTGGCTCTCGGAATCGAGCCGGAGGACCGCGTCGCGATCGCCAGCAGCACACGGTTGGAGTGGATCGTCGCCGACCTCGCGATCATGTGCGCTGCGGCGGCCACGACCACGGTCTATCCCCAGACGCAGGCCGACGACATGGCTTACATCATGCGTGACGCCGGAGTCCGCCTGCTGTTCGCCGAGGACGCCGACCAGTTGGCCAAGGTCGACGAGGAGCGGGCGGGGCTGCCCGATCTGGAGACCGTGGTGCTGATGCAGGGGGAGGGCGTCGGGTCCGCGGTGATGTCCTGGGAGGCGGTGCGGGCCGCCGGCCGGCAGCGGCTGGCCGAGAACGCCGCCACGGTCACCGACCGGGTGGCCGCCTCACGGCCGGATCACCTCGCAACGCTGGTCTACACCTCCGGCACGACCGGGCGACCCAAGGGCGCCGAGCTGCCGCAGCGCTGCTGGACATATGAGGGCGCGACCATCGAGGCGCTCGACCTGCTCACCGAGGACGACGTGCAGTATCTCTGGCTGCCGCTGGCGCACGTGTTCGGCAAGGTCCTGCTGTCGGCCCAGTTGCAGGTCGGCTTCGTCACCGCGGTCGACGGCCGGGTGGACCAGATCGTGACGAACCTGCCGGTGATCCGACCGACGTTCATGGCTGCCGTACCGCGGATCTTCGAGAAGGTGTACGCCGCGGTCCGCCGGCAGGCGGCGTCGGGTGCGAAGGCGAAGGTGTTCGACTGGGCCTTCGACGTCGGGCACCGGGCTGCGGCCAAACGCCGAGCGGGCGAGGACCTGGGGCGGGTTCTCGGACTGCAGCTGGCGGTGGCCGACCGGCTGGTGTTCAGCAAGATCAAGGAGCGGTTGGGCGGGCGCATCCGCTACCTGGTGTCCGGATCCGCGGCCCTGTCGCCGGACATCGCGGCCTGGTTCGAGGCCGCCGGAATCATTGTGCTGGAGGGATACGGGCTCACCGAGACCAGCGGATCGGTCAGCTTGAACCGGCCCGGTCGGATCGGGTACGGCACCGTCGGCGAGCCGCTGGCGGGGACGGAGATGGCGACCGCGGCCGACGGCGAGATCCTGGTCCGTGGGCCCAGCGTGATGCGCGCCTACCGTGGCAACGAGGCGGCGACGGACGAGGCCATGCTTGCCGACGGGTGGCTCGCGACCGGTGACGTGGGGATCATCGACGAGTTGGGCCGGGTCGCCATCACCGATCGCAAGAAGGACCTGGTGAAGACCAGCAACGGCAAGTACATTGCGCCGCAGGCGATCGAGGCGCAGTTCAAGGCTATCTGCCCGCTGGTCGGCAACATCATGGTCATCGCCGACGGCCGCCCGTTCGCCAGCGCGGTGGTCAGCCTCGACCACGACGCTGCCGCGGGTTTCGCGGCCTCCCATGGCCTGGCGTCGGTGGAACCGGCACTGCTGGCAGCTGAACCCGCTGTGCGACAGGTGGTCGCGGACGCCTTCAGCTCCTTGAACAACCAGCTGAACCACTGGGAGACGATCAAGGAGTTCCGCATCCTGCCGCGTGACCTGACCGTCGAGGACGGCGAACTGACGCCGAGCCTGAAGGTGAAGCGCCGGGTGGTGCTGGACCACTTCGGTGAGATCGTGGACTCCATGTACGAGGGCCACCGATGA
- a CDS encoding coproporphyrinogen III oxidase, whose amino-acid sequence MASQPPDGDPAPRDGALPPDRLAALGERPFGVYVHVPFCSTRCGYCDFNTYTAGELGPGSSRSSYLDAVLAEVRLARRVLGPAVPPATTVFFGGGTPTLLAPDELGRLLDAVATTFGIADDAEVSVEANPDSVDGAALQALRRNGFTRVSFGMQSASRHVLQVLDRTHTPGGALRAVADARAAGFDHVNIDLIYGTPGETEQDWRDSLQAAASSGADHVSAYALVVEDGTRMAARVRRGELPAPDDDEAAARYLVAEEVLSGSGMRWYEVSNWAKPGGECRHNLGYWRGDDWWGLGPGAHSHVRGVRWWNVRHPTAYAARLADGSSPAQAREVLDSQDRWVEDVLLRVRLAEGVALDALGPRASVVTARAAADGLAEVDAWRQGRLVLTLRGRLLADAVVRDLVA is encoded by the coding sequence ATGGCCTCACAGCCGCCTGACGGCGACCCGGCGCCCCGCGACGGCGCGCTGCCACCGGATCGGCTCGCGGCGCTGGGGGAGCGGCCCTTCGGCGTCTACGTCCACGTGCCGTTCTGCTCGACCCGCTGTGGCTACTGCGACTTCAACACCTACACCGCCGGCGAACTGGGTCCCGGGTCGAGCAGGTCGTCGTACCTGGACGCGGTGCTCGCCGAGGTGAGGCTGGCCCGCCGCGTGCTGGGACCGGCCGTGCCGCCGGCGACGACGGTCTTCTTCGGCGGCGGGACGCCGACGCTGCTGGCGCCGGACGAACTCGGCCGGCTGCTGGATGCCGTGGCGACCACCTTCGGCATCGCCGACGACGCCGAGGTCTCGGTCGAGGCGAACCCGGACTCAGTCGACGGTGCCGCCTTGCAGGCGTTGCGCCGCAACGGTTTCACCCGAGTCTCCTTCGGCATGCAGAGCGCGTCGCGGCACGTGTTGCAGGTGCTCGACCGGACCCATACCCCCGGCGGCGCGCTGCGCGCGGTGGCCGATGCGCGGGCGGCGGGGTTCGACCACGTCAACATCGACCTCATCTACGGCACGCCCGGCGAGACCGAACAGGACTGGCGCGACTCGTTGCAGGCCGCTGCGTCCAGCGGCGCCGATCATGTCTCGGCGTACGCCCTGGTCGTGGAGGACGGCACGCGGATGGCGGCGCGGGTACGCCGCGGCGAACTGCCGGCACCCGACGACGACGAGGCTGCGGCGCGCTACCTGGTCGCCGAGGAGGTGCTGTCCGGCAGCGGGATGCGCTGGTACGAGGTATCGAACTGGGCCAAGCCCGGTGGGGAATGCCGGCACAACCTGGGGTACTGGCGTGGCGACGACTGGTGGGGCCTGGGACCCGGCGCGCACTCTCACGTGCGAGGGGTGCGGTGGTGGAACGTGCGGCACCCCACGGCGTACGCCGCGCGGCTGGCAGACGGCAGCTCGCCGGCGCAGGCCCGGGAGGTGCTCGATTCGCAGGACCGCTGGGTCGAGGACGTGCTGCTGCGGGTCCGGCTCGCCGAGGGTGTCGCGCTGGATGCCTTGGGACCGCGGGCATCGGTGGTGACCGCCCGGGCCGCCGCGGACGGGCTGGCCGAGGTCGATGCCTGGCGGCAGGGCCGACTGGTGCTGACGCTGCGCGGGCGGTTGCTCGCCGACGCGGTCGTTCGCGATCTTGTCGCCTGA
- a CDS encoding DUF4870 domain-containing protein codes for MGVEVFPMTDQPGPPHPEDPLGTNVPPAPPPPASPAPPPAAPQYGQNPPGYQPPAPGYQAPPAPGYAPPPGYQQPPPGYGYPAGEAPLSPSDERMWAMLAYVGQLLLSFLAPLLILLIFGKRSAFVKDQATEALNWIITIAIFMIPAYILAIIFVVVFAPLGVLLFLAIAFVAIGSLVFTIIGAVKSYGGEAYRYPYSLRLIKT; via the coding sequence ATGGGGGTGGAGGTGTTTCCCATGACCGATCAGCCAGGCCCGCCGCATCCCGAGGACCCCCTGGGGACGAACGTCCCGCCCGCTCCGCCGCCGCCGGCGTCTCCGGCTCCGCCACCGGCAGCTCCGCAATACGGGCAGAACCCGCCCGGCTACCAGCCGCCCGCGCCGGGGTACCAAGCCCCACCGGCTCCCGGCTACGCGCCGCCACCGGGCTACCAGCAACCGCCGCCCGGCTACGGCTACCCCGCCGGCGAGGCGCCCTTGTCACCCAGCGACGAACGCATGTGGGCGATGCTCGCCTACGTCGGCCAGCTCCTGCTCAGCTTCCTCGCGCCGCTGCTGATCCTGCTCATCTTCGGCAAGCGTTCGGCGTTCGTGAAGGATCAAGCGACCGAGGCCCTGAACTGGATCATCACCATCGCGATCTTCATGATCCCGGCCTACATCCTGGCCATCATCTTCGTCGTGGTGTTCGCTCCGCTGGGAGTTCTGCTGTTCCTCGCCATCGCGTTCGTCGCGATCGGGTCCCTGGTCTTCACGATCATCGGGGCGGTGAAGTCGTACGGCGGCGAGGCGTACCGCTACCCGTACAGCCTGCGGCTGATCAAGACCTGA
- a CDS encoding DUF3097 domain-containing protein, producing MQDRYGADVLSAGRRSRPAPRQVVAETGLVVECADTGWCGAVVGMERGPDGHAVVLEDRHGRRRPFLLVPGGFLVEGERVTLVRRTAVAANPKRTASGSIAVATTRARVARASRIWVEGRHDAELVEKVWGDDLRIEGVVVEELGGIDHLPDAVREFQPGLGRRLGVLVDHNVAGSKESRLADAVSAEHAGNVLVVGHPYVDVWAAVRPEAAGIARWPSVPRGTDWKSGVCAQLGWDPDTGRAWRALLARVSTYSDLEPSLLGRVEELVDFVTAG from the coding sequence GTGCAGGACAGGTATGGCGCGGACGTGTTGTCGGCCGGGCGCCGGTCACGGCCGGCACCACGGCAGGTCGTCGCCGAGACCGGGCTGGTCGTCGAATGCGCGGACACCGGCTGGTGCGGGGCGGTAGTCGGGATGGAACGCGGCCCCGACGGGCACGCCGTAGTCCTGGAGGACCGGCACGGCCGCCGACGGCCGTTCCTGCTCGTGCCCGGCGGCTTCCTCGTCGAGGGCGAGCGGGTCACGCTGGTCCGGCGGACCGCCGTCGCCGCCAACCCGAAACGGACCGCCTCCGGCTCGATCGCCGTAGCGACCACGCGGGCGCGGGTGGCCCGCGCCTCGCGAATCTGGGTCGAAGGCCGCCACGACGCCGAACTGGTCGAGAAGGTGTGGGGCGACGATCTGCGGATCGAGGGCGTGGTGGTGGAGGAACTGGGCGGCATCGATCATCTGCCCGACGCCGTACGGGAGTTCCAGCCGGGCCTGGGACGCCGGCTGGGGGTCCTCGTCGACCACAACGTGGCTGGTAGCAAGGAGTCGCGCCTTGCCGACGCGGTCAGCGCGGAGCACGCCGGGAACGTCCTGGTCGTGGGGCATCCGTATGTCGACGTGTGGGCCGCCGTACGGCCCGAAGCAGCCGGGATAGCCCGATGGCCGTCGGTACCCCGCGGGACGGACTGGAAATCGGGCGTGTGCGCGCAACTGGGCTGGGATCCGGACACCGGGCGCGCCTGGCGGGCGCTGCTGGCGCGGGTGTCGACGTACAGCGACCTCGAGCCGTCGCTGCTGGGCCGGGTCGAAGAACTCGTCGACTTCGTGACCGCTGGCTGA
- a CDS encoding phospholipid carrier-dependent glycosyltransferase: MTSTLPGPTAGMQPHAPGFAPPASSTPAARPEERRSLLGRLVRGRTDDPRWVRPALLAVLLGTGLLYCWGLSASGWANSFYAAAVQAGTQSWKAFFFGSSDAANFITVDKPPASLWVMELSARIFGLNSWSMLVPQALEGVAAVGLLYLAVRRWFTPGAGLLAAAVLALTPVAVLMFRFNNPDALLVLLLVAAAYATIRAIEHGSTRWLVLAGAAIGFGFLTKMLQAFLVVPAFALAFVVAAPTSWWRRLGSLALAGLALLVAGGWWVAVVALLPADWRPYVGGSQTNSIVELILGYNGLGRLSGDETGSVGGGAVGSMWGQTGLSRLFGSDSGGQISWLIPAALLALVVGLLLTARRPRTDRMRASFLLWGGWFAVTFLVFSLMAGIFHAYYNVALAPAIGALVGTAAATLWSRRTQWWARALLAAGVTTTGVWAFVLLRRTPDFVPFLAWVILLGSVVAAALLLLPPVRSVAVAIAAAGLFVVLAGPSAYAAQTAATAHGGSIPSAGPAAPGGFGGRGGLGGAGAAGTAGPGGAGGQRPAGPGTPPTAAAPPVGGSPPAGGGAGQPGAARGGAGGLLGGSTPSAELTATLSADGSAYTWVAAAVGSNSASGYQLATGYPVMAIGGFNGSDPAPSLAAFQQEVAAGRIHYFVGGGGGFGPSQGGSNVANQIATWVGDTFTATTVGGVTVYDLTSPRAQ, from the coding sequence ATGACGTCGACACTGCCCGGGCCCACCGCCGGCATGCAGCCGCATGCCCCCGGCTTCGCCCCGCCGGCCTCGTCCACCCCCGCCGCGCGACCCGAGGAGCGTCGGTCACTGCTCGGCCGGTTGGTTCGCGGCCGCACGGACGATCCGCGCTGGGTCCGCCCCGCCCTGCTGGCCGTCCTGCTGGGTACCGGGCTGCTCTACTGCTGGGGATTGTCGGCGTCGGGCTGGGCGAACTCGTTCTACGCCGCAGCGGTCCAGGCCGGTACCCAGAGCTGGAAGGCGTTCTTCTTCGGCTCGTCCGACGCGGCGAACTTCATCACCGTCGACAAGCCTCCCGCCTCGCTCTGGGTGATGGAACTGTCGGCGCGGATCTTCGGCCTGAACTCCTGGAGCATGCTCGTCCCGCAGGCCCTCGAAGGCGTTGCGGCGGTGGGGTTGTTGTACCTCGCGGTCCGTCGATGGTTCACCCCCGGCGCCGGCCTGCTGGCGGCCGCGGTGCTGGCGTTGACCCCGGTGGCGGTGCTGATGTTCCGGTTCAACAACCCGGACGCGCTGCTCGTGCTGCTGCTCGTGGCCGCGGCATACGCCACCATCCGGGCGATCGAACACGGCAGCACCAGGTGGCTCGTCCTGGCCGGCGCGGCGATCGGCTTCGGCTTCCTGACCAAGATGCTGCAGGCGTTCCTCGTCGTGCCGGCCTTCGCCCTCGCCTTCGTCGTCGCCGCACCAACCTCGTGGTGGCGTCGGCTGGGTTCGCTGGCGCTGGCGGGGCTGGCCCTGCTGGTGGCCGGCGGCTGGTGGGTCGCCGTCGTCGCGCTGCTGCCGGCGGACTGGCGGCCCTACGTCGGGGGCTCGCAGACCAACAGCATTGTCGAACTGATCCTGGGCTACAACGGCCTGGGCAGGCTCAGCGGCGACGAGACCGGAAGCGTCGGCGGCGGCGCTGTGGGTTCGATGTGGGGGCAGACCGGCCTCAGCCGGTTGTTCGGTAGCGACTCCGGCGGCCAGATCTCGTGGCTGATCCCGGCGGCGCTGCTCGCCCTCGTCGTCGGCCTGCTGCTGACCGCGAGGCGGCCCCGGACCGACCGGATGCGCGCGTCGTTTCTGTTGTGGGGCGGCTGGTTCGCCGTCACGTTCCTCGTCTTCAGCCTGATGGCCGGCATCTTTCACGCCTACTACAACGTGGCGCTGGCGCCGGCCATCGGCGCCCTGGTCGGTACCGCAGCGGCCACGTTGTGGTCGAGGCGAACCCAGTGGTGGGCCCGGGCGCTGCTGGCGGCCGGAGTGACGACGACCGGGGTCTGGGCATTCGTGCTGCTGCGCCGTACGCCCGACTTCGTCCCCTTCCTGGCGTGGGTCATCCTGCTGGGATCGGTCGTCGCGGCCGCGCTGCTGCTGCTGCCACCGGTGCGCTCTGTAGCCGTGGCAATCGCCGCGGCGGGGCTGTTCGTCGTGCTCGCCGGTCCCTCGGCGTACGCCGCGCAGACCGCGGCGACTGCCCACGGTGGCTCGATCCCGTCGGCGGGGCCGGCCGCGCCCGGCGGCTTCGGTGGGCGCGGCGGCCTGGGTGGTGCCGGAGCGGCCGGGACGGCGGGACCGGGCGGGGCCGGTGGGCAACGTCCGGCCGGGCCGGGTACGCCGCCGACCGCTGCCGCCCCGCCGGTCGGCGGGTCGCCCCCTGCCGGGGGTGGGGCCGGTCAGCCGGGTGCAGCGCGTGGCGGCGCGGGTGGCCTGCTCGGCGGCAGTACGCCGAGCGCCGAACTCACCGCGACGCTGTCGGCCGACGGCTCGGCGTACACCTGGGTCGCCGCCGCGGTCGGTTCCAACAGCGCGTCGGGCTATCAGCTGGCAACCGGGTACCCGGTCATGGCGATCGGCGGGTTCAACGGCTCCGACCCGGCGCCGAGCCTGGCGGCGTTCCAGCAGGAGGTGGCGGCCGGGCGGATCCACTACTTCGTCGGCGGCGGTGGCGGTTTCGGCCCCAGCCAGGGCGGCAGCAACGTGGCGAACCAGATAGCAACCTGGGTCGGTGACACCTTCACCGCCACAACCGTGGGCGGCGTGACCGTCTACGACCTGACGTCGCCGCGCGCTCAGTAG
- a CDS encoding maleylpyruvate isomerase family mycothiol-dependent enzyme, whose protein sequence is MATGTDDVLAAMRRSHDRLSARVRLLDEEDLRRPSGAAQWTVARVLSHLGSGSQIAQANLQVALGGADDRGPDFNQGIWARWDAMTPEDQAAGFVRASRDLVEGYEALTPQERADIRFRLGFFAEPVDLATSAGLRLVELALHSWDIDVAFDSAATIPADLAGIAVDRIGTILGRIGKPEAVAGRSVRLRLDTVAPQTSRGLVIDGTVRFDTVPDEPDGVVAMPAEALLRLLGGRLSAGPHTPAGVTIGGPITLDELRGVFGGY, encoded by the coding sequence ATGGCCACCGGCACCGACGACGTCCTCGCCGCGATGCGTCGCAGCCACGACCGGCTCAGCGCCCGGGTGCGCCTGCTGGACGAGGAGGACCTCCGCCGGCCCTCCGGCGCCGCCCAGTGGACCGTCGCGCGGGTACTCAGCCACCTCGGCAGCGGGTCGCAGATCGCGCAGGCCAACCTGCAGGTCGCGCTCGGCGGCGCCGACGACCGCGGCCCGGATTTCAACCAGGGGATCTGGGCGCGGTGGGACGCGATGACGCCGGAGGACCAGGCCGCGGGATTCGTCCGCGCCAGCCGTGACCTCGTCGAGGGATACGAGGCACTCACCCCGCAGGAACGGGCGGACATCCGCTTCCGGTTGGGGTTCTTCGCCGAGCCGGTCGACCTGGCGACGTCTGCGGGCCTTCGCCTGGTCGAACTGGCCCTGCACAGCTGGGACATCGACGTGGCCTTCGACTCGGCCGCAACGATTCCCGCCGACCTCGCCGGCATCGCGGTGGACCGGATCGGGACCATCCTGGGCCGCATCGGCAAACCGGAGGCGGTGGCCGGGCGTTCGGTACGGCTTCGGCTCGACACGGTCGCGCCGCAGACCAGCCGGGGGCTGGTCATCGACGGCACGGTCCGGTTCGACACGGTCCCCGACGAACCCGACGGAGTCGTGGCGATGCCTGCCGAGGCCCTGTTGCGACTGCTGGGCGGCCGGCTGTCGGCCGGCCCCCACACCCCGGCCGGCGTGACGATCGGTGGCCCGATCACCCTGGACGAGTTGCGTGGCGTGTTCGGCGGCTACTGA
- the hrcA gene encoding heat-inducible transcriptional repressor HrcA, translated as MLDDRKLAVLRAIVEDYVENREPVGSKGIADRHRLGVSPATIRNDMAALEDEGYIAQPHTSAGRVPTDKGYRLFVDRLAGVKPMSPAERRAIHTFLDEAVDLDDVLVRTVRLLSQLTKQVALVQYPSLVRSSVRHIELVALTPTRLMLVLIADTGRVEQRVVEVPAPLEEATLVELRTAINGAVGNRRFAEVADGVAELPLRFDPAARPAVAAVLATLLETVVERAEERVVLTGTANLARFGDAFPSTIRPVLEALEEQVVLLTLLGEATSPDLLTVRIGHENTVEGLSATSVVTMGYGRADQAVARLGVVGPTHMDYPGAIGAVRAVARYLGHLLTEQ; from the coding sequence ATGCTCGACGACCGCAAGCTCGCCGTCCTGCGCGCCATCGTCGAGGACTACGTGGAGAACCGTGAGCCGGTCGGCTCCAAGGGGATCGCCGACCGGCACCGGCTCGGCGTGTCCCCGGCGACGATCCGCAACGACATGGCCGCGCTGGAGGACGAGGGCTACATCGCGCAGCCGCACACCAGCGCCGGACGGGTCCCGACCGACAAGGGTTACCGGCTGTTCGTGGACCGGCTGGCCGGCGTCAAGCCCATGTCACCGGCCGAGCGGCGGGCGATCCACACCTTCCTGGACGAGGCCGTCGACCTCGACGACGTCCTGGTCCGCACGGTCCGCCTGCTGTCCCAGCTGACCAAGCAGGTCGCGCTGGTGCAGTACCCGTCGCTGGTGCGTTCCAGCGTGCGTCATATCGAGCTGGTCGCCCTCACCCCCACCCGGTTGATGCTCGTGCTCATCGCCGACACCGGTCGCGTCGAGCAGCGGGTGGTCGAGGTGCCCGCGCCGCTGGAGGAGGCGACCCTCGTCGAGCTGCGGACCGCGATCAACGGCGCGGTCGGCAACCGCCGGTTCGCCGAGGTCGCCGACGGCGTGGCCGAGCTGCCGTTGCGGTTCGATCCGGCCGCCCGACCTGCGGTCGCCGCGGTCCTCGCGACCCTGCTGGAGACGGTGGTCGAACGCGCCGAGGAGCGCGTCGTCCTCACCGGGACGGCAAACCTGGCCCGCTTCGGCGATGCGTTCCCCTCGACGATCCGGCCCGTGCTGGAAGCACTGGAGGAGCAGGTCGTCCTGCTGACCCTGCTCGGCGAGGCGACCTCGCCGGATCTGCTGACCGTCCGTATCGGCCACGAGAACACCGTCGAGGGGCTGTCGGCCACCTCGGTGGTGACGATGGGTTACGGCCGGGCCGATCAGGCCGTGGCCCGGCTGGGCGTCGTCGGTCCCACGCACATGGACTATCCCGGGGCCATCGGGGCGGTGCGAGCCGTCGCGCGCTACCTCGGGCATCTGTTGACCGAGCAGTAG